One window of the Reyranella humidisoli genome contains the following:
- a CDS encoding gamma-glutamyltransferase: protein MRLNKVGTGLQQARNGRWPRQLCNAAVAGLFLLTGCGFSETDRQRDRDENAANPANLAPNQRTMSRVTKSTSFAAVTAEEGRAAEVGREILLAGGNATDAAVAMYFALAVTLPSAASLGASGACIVHNEKTKKAESFVFPPIAAPGAVKGTPFSVPVGVRAITLMHVRHGQLRWEQTVSPAERLARFGFPVSRALARDLQAGGALIGADAEARRIFGAAGEGTPLLQPDLATVLGSIRQRGGAEFFQGALSRTFSEQVSQAGGSLPVDTLRNAVPISSAPQSVSHYRSRVYVAPAPAAGAAALAGWNGAPPAGGTPADSGGFAGFAAVDSKGGAAACELSMGQLFGARVVVPGSGIMLGSPNPEAASVSPLIIANPGNGEFTFAGAGGGGPNAAQAVGFVAREVIDKGNNLAAVLASRQAQGGFVNAIACPSGLRGSPQACRTGADPAGAGLSTLATE from the coding sequence ATGCGTTTGAACAAGGTCGGCACGGGACTGCAGCAGGCTAGGAACGGGCGGTGGCCACGTCAATTGTGCAACGCAGCCGTGGCTGGCCTATTTCTGCTGACAGGTTGTGGCTTTAGTGAGACGGACCGGCAGCGCGATCGGGACGAGAACGCCGCCAATCCCGCTAACCTCGCACCCAACCAGCGGACCATGTCGCGCGTCACGAAGAGCACTTCGTTCGCGGCGGTCACCGCGGAAGAGGGGCGCGCCGCGGAAGTCGGGCGCGAAATTCTCCTGGCAGGAGGCAACGCGACCGATGCGGCGGTCGCGATGTATTTTGCACTTGCAGTGACCCTGCCGTCGGCGGCGTCGCTCGGCGCGTCTGGTGCCTGCATCGTCCACAACGAGAAGACGAAGAAGGCCGAATCCTTCGTATTCCCGCCGATCGCGGCGCCGGGTGCTGTGAAGGGTACGCCGTTCTCGGTGCCGGTAGGCGTGCGGGCGATCACCCTGATGCACGTCCGTCATGGACAGCTTCGCTGGGAGCAGACCGTCTCGCCGGCCGAGCGATTGGCGCGCTTCGGTTTCCCGGTTTCGCGCGCTTTGGCCCGAGACCTCCAGGCGGGCGGCGCCCTGATCGGCGCGGATGCCGAGGCGCGCCGCATCTTCGGGGCCGCAGGCGAGGGCACCCCGCTGCTTCAGCCCGACCTCGCCACGGTACTCGGCAGCATCCGCCAGCGCGGCGGGGCCGAATTCTTCCAGGGAGCGTTGTCCCGGACCTTTTCCGAGCAGGTCTCGCAGGCGGGCGGCAGCCTGCCGGTGGATACGCTGCGGAACGCGGTTCCCATTTCCTCGGCGCCCCAGTCGGTAAGCCACTATCGCAGCCGGGTGTACGTCGCGCCGGCACCGGCGGCGGGGGCGGCCGCGCTGGCGGGATGGAACGGTGCGCCGCCGGCTGGCGGGACGCCTGCCGATTCGGGAGGCTTCGCTGGGTTTGCGGCGGTCGATTCCAAGGGCGGAGCGGCTGCCTGCGAGCTGTCGATGGGGCAGTTGTTCGGCGCGCGCGTGGTGGTTCCCGGCAGCGGCATCATGCTCGGCTCTCCGAATCCGGAGGCTGCTTCGGTCAGTCCCCTGATCATCGCCAATCCCGGTAACGGCGAATTCACCTTCGCCGGCGCCGGCGGCGGCGGCCCGAACGCAGCCCAGGCGGTGGGCTTCGTGGCTCGCGAAGTGATCGACAAGGGCAATAACCTCGCGGCCGTGCTGGCAAGCAGGCAGGCGCAGGGTGGCTTCGTCAATGCCATTGCCTGTCCGTCGGGTCTGCGCGGCTCTCCGCAAGCCTGCCGGACCGGGGCCGATCCCGCCGGGGCCGGCCTGTCGACGCTCGCGACTGAATAG
- a CDS encoding pyridoxal phosphate-dependent aminotransferase, which yields MSGKLSRRSGGVDPFIVMDVMAAAAEKEAAGDVVIHLEVGQPSTPAPKAALAAAHAALDADRLGYVAALGMPALRERIARHYHETYGADVSAERVVVTTGSSGGFPLAFLASFDAGDRVALAAPGYPAYRNILAALNLEAVDLPTSAADRFQPTVAALEKAGRLDGLIVASPSNPTGTMVTRDELKALADWCNANGVRLISDEIYHGIVYEGETHSAAEVSDTAIVVNSFSKYFSMTGWRVGWLVVPADMVRSIERLTQNFFISVPTLSQHAALAAFDCREELDGHVERYRANRDLLMAGLPAAGLDRLTPAQGAFYIYADVSHLTNDSREFCSRMLREAGVATTPGVDFDRARGAGTLRISFAGSTAEMEEAVRRLKAWRRA from the coding sequence ATGTCCGGCAAGCTCTCTCGCCGCTCCGGCGGCGTCGACCCGTTCATCGTCATGGATGTTATGGCGGCGGCCGCGGAGAAGGAGGCGGCGGGCGACGTCGTGATCCATCTCGAGGTCGGGCAACCCAGTACGCCCGCGCCCAAGGCCGCGCTGGCGGCCGCACATGCGGCCCTCGATGCCGACCGGCTCGGCTATGTGGCGGCGCTCGGCATGCCGGCTCTGCGCGAACGCATCGCGCGCCATTATCACGAGACCTACGGCGCCGACGTTTCTGCCGAGCGTGTCGTGGTCACGACCGGGTCGTCGGGCGGCTTTCCTTTGGCTTTCCTGGCGAGCTTCGACGCTGGCGATCGCGTGGCGCTCGCCGCGCCCGGCTATCCGGCCTATCGCAACATCCTCGCCGCGCTCAATCTCGAGGCGGTCGACCTGCCGACGTCGGCGGCCGACCGCTTCCAGCCGACCGTCGCGGCGCTGGAGAAGGCAGGGCGTCTCGACGGGCTGATCGTGGCGAGTCCCTCCAATCCGACCGGCACGATGGTGACGCGGGACGAGCTGAAGGCGCTGGCCGACTGGTGCAACGCCAACGGCGTGCGGTTGATCTCCGACGAGATTTATCACGGCATCGTCTACGAGGGCGAAACCCACTCGGCGGCCGAGGTGTCGGATACCGCGATCGTCGTGAACAGCTTTTCGAAGTATTTTTCGATGACGGGCTGGCGTGTGGGCTGGTTGGTCGTGCCGGCCGACATGGTGCGATCGATCGAGCGGCTGACGCAGAACTTCTTCATCTCGGTGCCGACGCTCAGCCAGCATGCCGCGCTGGCGGCCTTCGACTGCCGGGAAGAACTCGACGGGCATGTGGAGCGCTATCGCGCCAACCGCGATCTCCTGATGGCCGGCCTGCCGGCCGCCGGTCTCGACCGGCTCACGCCCGCGCAGGGCGCTTTCTACATCTATGCCGACGTCTCGCACCTCACCAACGACAGCCGCGAATTCTGCAGCCGCATGTTGCGCGAGGCCGGCGTGGCAACGACGCCCGGGGTCGACTTCGACCGGGCGAGGGGCGCGGGCACCTTGCGGATCTCGTTCGCGGGCTCGACCGCGGAGATGGAGGAGGCGGTTCGCCGCCTCAAGGCGTGGAGGCGGGCATGA
- a CDS encoding DUF3298 domain-containing protein — translation MRRFAVAALSALLPAAAAAQSGPSFDCAKASNASERAVCKSPDLAKVDRELAGLYAALLGRLTGPAKESLEKSQVRWIVGRNRACQPNEDSDVIERCLTTRYADRIADLKASAAGPYPFVEDQAIEKTGKVGKVKYALDLRYPRFAGKTADFSALNRSYADSAAKAARETTPGADAGVDREEQWEAVQSYALHRPGPDAITVALTFWAYTGGAHGYGSLSCTLVDLRTGKPVPPAGVFAEGSPWLKEVVSIVAADLKKQFVENPGFEDALEPRKLTKTVNSADRFCWQADRLQVYFNQYEVGPYSSGPYTVDIPYSRLKPLLRAGGLVAR, via the coding sequence ATGAGAAGGTTCGCCGTTGCGGCGTTGAGCGCGCTTCTTCCCGCAGCCGCGGCGGCTCAGAGCGGTCCGAGCTTCGATTGCGCCAAAGCGTCGAATGCCTCCGAGCGCGCAGTCTGCAAATCCCCGGATCTGGCGAAAGTCGATCGGGAGTTGGCCGGCCTCTACGCGGCCCTGCTCGGCAGGCTCACGGGGCCGGCCAAGGAGAGTCTCGAGAAGAGCCAGGTGCGCTGGATCGTCGGACGGAACCGTGCCTGCCAGCCGAACGAAGATTCCGATGTGATCGAGCGTTGCCTCACGACGCGGTATGCCGACCGCATCGCCGATCTCAAGGCGTCCGCCGCTGGCCCTTATCCGTTCGTCGAGGATCAGGCGATCGAGAAGACGGGCAAGGTCGGCAAGGTGAAATACGCGCTCGACCTTCGGTATCCCCGTTTCGCCGGGAAGACGGCGGACTTCTCCGCCCTCAACCGATCCTATGCCGATTCGGCGGCGAAAGCCGCCCGGGAGACGACTCCCGGCGCCGACGCCGGCGTCGATCGCGAAGAGCAGTGGGAAGCGGTGCAGAGCTACGCGCTCCATCGGCCGGGACCCGACGCCATCACCGTTGCGCTGACCTTCTGGGCCTATACCGGGGGCGCCCATGGCTACGGAAGCTTGAGTTGCACGCTGGTCGACCTGCGCACCGGCAAGCCCGTGCCGCCGGCCGGTGTGTTCGCCGAGGGCTCACCCTGGCTTAAGGAGGTCGTCTCGATCGTCGCCGCCGACCTCAAGAAGCAATTCGTCGAGAATCCGGGCTTCGAGGACGCGCTGGAGCCGCGGAAGCTCACCAAGACCGTGAACAGCGCCGACCGCTTCTGCTGGCAGGCCGACAGGCTGCAGGTCTATTTCAACCAGTACGAGGTCGGCCCCTATTCTTCAGGCCCCTATACGGTCGACATTCCCTACAGTCGGCTGAAGCCGCTGCTGCGCGCCGGCGGCCTGGTCGCTCGCTGA
- a CDS encoding YybH family protein: MPRRAPRLPPLLAEFDDDERDAVLAANRAFYRAFNDRDPAAMDLVWAPTGSVICLHPGQQALYDRAEIMASWRAIMKHPEAPRVRCTEEWVLGRPGLALVTCREILPNGQLMASNLYVRMTDGWHMASHHSGPVPPVATERATPAGTPVGARDRRKLH, encoded by the coding sequence ATGCCCCGCCGTGCCCCACGCCTGCCGCCGCTCCTGGCAGAATTCGATGATGACGAGCGCGACGCCGTCCTCGCCGCCAATCGCGCCTTCTACCGGGCGTTCAACGATCGAGACCCCGCCGCCATGGACCTCGTCTGGGCGCCGACCGGCTCGGTCATCTGCCTGCATCCCGGGCAGCAGGCGCTCTACGACCGGGCGGAGATCATGGCGAGCTGGCGGGCCATCATGAAGCACCCCGAGGCGCCCCGGGTGCGATGCACCGAAGAATGGGTGCTCGGCCGCCCGGGCCTCGCGCTGGTCACCTGCCGCGAAATCCTGCCCAACGGCCAGCTCATGGCGAGCAATCTCTATGTCCGCATGACCGATGGCTGGCACATGGCGAGCCACCACTCCGGCCCGGTGCCGCCCGTAGCGACCGAGCGCGCGACTCCCGCCGGCACCCCGGTCGGAGCGCGTGACCGGCGCAAGCTGCATTAG
- a CDS encoding acyl-CoA dehydrogenase family protein, which yields MRHPTIEIMMSIPKLEFPPFHLPAEAEALREEVRAFLKETLPKIKTEDRFASWNTASPEFSRALGAKGWLGITWPKQYGGAERTFLDRLVVTEELLGNSAPAGSHWVADRQSGPLLLKFGTEQQRQAILPRIVRGECYFSIGMSEPDSGSDLASVRTRAEPVPGGFRVNGTKVWTSGAHRNHYCITLVRTSGQHGDRHKGLSQLLVDLKTPGVTIRPIINLAGRHDWNEVTFSDAFIPEDCLIGNEGDGWLQVTSELAFERSGPERFMQNVYVLRELVRVLGRQPAKRASAILGRLIARLWTLRQMSTAVAGMMQGGKSPAIEASLVKDLGTIYQQDLPEIARTLAESDATTEDDLADFLDVAQYASMMAPSYTIQGGTTQVLRGIVARGLGLR from the coding sequence ATGAGGCATCCAACCATCGAGATCATGATGTCCATCCCCAAGCTCGAGTTTCCGCCGTTTCATCTGCCCGCCGAGGCCGAGGCCTTGCGCGAGGAAGTCCGCGCGTTCCTCAAGGAAACGCTGCCCAAGATCAAGACCGAGGACCGGTTCGCAAGCTGGAACACGGCGTCGCCCGAGTTCAGCAGGGCGCTGGGCGCCAAGGGTTGGCTCGGCATCACCTGGCCCAAGCAGTATGGCGGCGCCGAGCGGACCTTCCTCGACCGGCTTGTCGTGACCGAGGAACTGCTCGGCAACAGCGCGCCCGCCGGCTCCCACTGGGTAGCCGACCGCCAGTCCGGTCCGCTGCTCCTCAAGTTCGGCACCGAACAGCAGCGCCAGGCGATCCTGCCGCGGATCGTACGGGGCGAATGCTATTTCAGCATCGGCATGTCCGAGCCGGATTCAGGATCGGACCTGGCCTCGGTCCGCACACGCGCCGAGCCGGTGCCCGGCGGCTTTCGCGTGAACGGCACCAAGGTCTGGACCTCCGGCGCGCACCGCAACCACTACTGCATCACGCTGGTCCGCACGTCGGGACAGCATGGCGACCGTCACAAGGGGCTGAGCCAGCTCCTGGTCGATCTCAAGACCCCGGGCGTGACTATCCGCCCGATCATCAACCTCGCCGGTCGTCACGACTGGAACGAGGTGACCTTCTCCGACGCGTTCATCCCCGAGGATTGCCTGATCGGCAACGAGGGCGACGGATGGCTCCAGGTCACGAGCGAGCTGGCTTTCGAGCGCTCCGGCCCCGAGCGCTTCATGCAGAACGTCTACGTGTTGCGCGAGCTTGTGCGCGTGCTCGGCCGCCAGCCGGCCAAGCGCGCCAGCGCCATCCTCGGCCGCCTGATCGCGCGGCTGTGGACCCTGCGCCAGATGTCGACGGCCGTCGCCGGCATGATGCAGGGCGGCAAGTCGCCGGCCATCGAGGCGTCGCTGGTGAAGGATCTCGGCACGATCTACCAGCAGGACCTGCCGGAGATCGCGCGTACGCTGGCCGAATCCGACGCAACCACCGAGGACGATCTCGCCGACTTCCTCGATGTCGCTCAATACGCGTCGATGATGGCGCCGAGCTACACCATCCAGGGCGGCACCACCCAGGTCCTGCGCGGCATCGTCGCCCGCGGCCTCGGTCTGCGCTGA